Within the Opitutaceae bacterium TAV5 genome, the region CCAGGGCAATGGAAGCCGCCTCGCCGTAGGTGAAACCCATGGCCACCGCGATCGGGAAAGTGACAATCGTACCCAGCTCGCAAAAGAGCGCCATCGAAATGCTGAGGAAGGGCCGCGCCAGCACAAAACCGACGTCGAGGAGAACGCCGATGCCCATGAACACGAGACAAGCGATGAGGTTGTTGCTGAACGCAAACGTGAAGATCGGCTGGAGGAAATCGATCTGCATGAGGCCGATCAGGCGTGTGGGCTCCTCGACGAGTGGCGACATGAAGAGCGTGCCATGCATCTGGCCGGAGGCGGCGAGTTCGGCGGCCTGCTGCTGCGCAACGGGATCAGCGAGCGGAGCGCTGCCGTGAACGATGTGTCCGGCAGTGGTGGGATCGAGGAAGAGGACGCCGGCGTTGACCGCGCACATCGCCAGGCCCATCGGAATCATGAGGAGGGGCTCGAGCGTGCCCTTCTTGCCCAGATAGACGAGCAGCATGCCGAGGAAGATCAGCCCGATGCGGGTGATCAGGATCGGGGTGTCGGAATCGAGGAGCGTGGTCACGCCCTGGAAGATGTTGAGGATGTCGTGAAAGTTCATGGAGCGAGGATCAGGCGCGATGCGGTCGTTGTTGCCGGGGTCGTCGTTGACGCGGGTGAGGGCGTCGCTGGCGGCAGCGGAGGCAGGGGGCCGGGCTGCGGTTGGTTATTTTTTCCCGAGCTGGCGAATGCCAAGGAAGAGGAGCTTGATGAGCAGGGCGACACCGTATCCGACGACGGAGCCGACGACGGCGACGATGAGCGCGGTGGTGATGGCGGTGGAAATGGCGGGAGTCATGAGTGTGTGTGAACGGCGGGCCCGGAAGGGAAATTACGAATGACGAATTACGAATGACGGCAGAGCGGTGAATGGCCTCGGGGGGGCCGTGATCTGCCATTCGTAATCCGTCATTCGTCATTCGTCATTGATTGGTTATTCGATACGGAGGAGGGGGGCGCCTTCCTCGACGCCGTCGCCGGGATGGGCGAAAATGGTCGAGACCTTGCCGGCGCGGGGAGCGAAGATGTAGGTGTTCATCTTCATGGCTTCGATGGTGGCGACCTGGTCGCCTTCGTTGACGGTCTGGCCGACCTTGACGTCGATCGAGACGAGCTTGCCGGCGAGCGGGCTGGGCACGTCGTTCGCACCGGCCGCGGCCGGCGCGGCCGCAGCAGGAGCCGGAGCCGCCGCGGGGGCGGAAGCGACAGGCGCGGCGGCCACGGGAGCCGGAGCGGCGACAGGAGCGGCGGCGGACGCGGCAACTTTTCCTTCATCGAGGATCTCGACGAGGACTTCGTAGGCTTTGCCTTCAACGGTAACGCGGAGTTTCTTGGTCATTGGTAATTGATGCTAAAGATTCGGGTGCGGACGGGTGGTGTTCCTTGGCTGGGTCTAGCGGAACTGGTGCGACGAGTAGATCTGGCGGCGGCCTTCGATCGACCACTGCTGCATGAGCATCTCGACGGAGAGCGGTTTGGGTTTCACGGCCTGAACGCCGGCGATGCGGGCGTTGCGGCCGATGACGGTGGTGATGGAAGCGGCGATGACCGCGAGGACTTCGGGCGGGATGCCTCCGATGGTGTCGGGCGCGGCGAGTGCGGCGGCGGCAGCCCCGGAAGTCGCAGCCCCCGTGCCGGCGGCGGCGGCGCGTTCGGCGATCTTCTTGACCGTGGCGTCATCGGGGTGCGTGGCGGCGAGGATGCGGCCGAAAATGGCCACAAGCGCGATGAACACGGCCACGCCTCCGAGAATGACGGCAAGGGCGAGCCACTGGCTGCCGAAGAGGGGCGCGGGTGCCTCCGGTTGCCGGGCGGCGGCCCCGGCGACCGCGATGAGAAATGCGTTGGGCATGGGTGAGTGGTTGGGTGATCGGTTGCAGAGGCGGGAGACGGTCCGTTTCCGGATTTCCGGTTTCGAATTTCAGAATCCGGATTCCGGACCGCCTTCGGTACTCTGTATTTCAGTTTTTCAGCTTTTCAGTTTTTTCAAAGCGGGATGTTGCCGTGTTTCTTGGGCGGGCGGGTCTCGCGTTTGCTGAGCGTGTTGCGCAAGGCCATCGCCACGACGGCGCGGGTTTGCGAGGGTTCGATGATGTCGGTGATCATGGCCTTGCTGGCCGCCTCGTAGGGTGAGGCGAATTTCTCGCGGTATTCGTCCGCGAGTTCCCGCGCCTTGGCCTTCGGGTCGGCGGCGGCGGCGATCTCTTTCTTGAAGAGAACATTGGCCGCGCCTTCGGCGCCCATGACGGCGATTTCGGCACAGGGCCACGCATAGACGAGATCGGCCCCGAGGTCGCGCGAGCACATGGCGAGGTAGGCGCCGCCGTAAGCCTTGCGCATGATGATGGTGATCTTCGGCACGGTGGCGGCGGCATAGGCGAAGAGCATCTTGGCGCCATGGCGGATGATGCCGCCGCGCTCCTGGGCGACGCCGGGCATGAAGCCGGGGACGTCGACGAGGTTGACGATCGGGATGTTGAAGATGTTGGCGAACCGGATGAACCGGGCGGCCTTGTCCGAGGAGTCGATGTCGAGGCAGCCGGCCTTGAAGGCGGGCTGGTTGGCGATGATCGCCACGACGATGCCCTGGATGCGGGCGAACCCGACGACGATGTTTTTGGCGAAATCGCGCTGCACCTCGAGGAAGTCGGCGTCGTCCACGAGATAACTGATGACCTTGAGCACGTCGAAGGGGGCCTTCGAGTCGGCGGGCACGAGTTCGTTCATCCGCGGATCCTCGACGAGGGAAATCTCCGGCGTCGGGTGATGCGGGGGGTCCATGATGTTGTTGGACGGGATGAACGAGAGGAGCTTGCGCGCGATCTCGAAGGCGTGCTGGTCGTTGTCGGCCACGAAGTGGATGTTGCCCGAAACACTCGCATGGGCCTCCGCCGAACCGACCTGGTCCATCGTGACGGTGGCGCCGGTGGCGGCCTTGATGACGTCGGGCCCGCAGATAAACATCTGGGCGTTTTTCTTCAGCATGATGATGAAGTCCGTCAGCGCCGGCGAATAGGCGGCGCCGCCGGCGCACGGGCCGGCGATGATGGAGATCTGCGGCACGACGCCGGAGAGAAGCACGTTCTTGAAAAAGATCTGGCCGTAGCCGGAGAGGGCGTCGTCGCCTTCCTGGATGCGGGCGCCGCCGGAGTCGTTGATGCCGATGACGGGCATGCCGGCCTCCATCGCGTACTCCATGGAGTCGCAGATTTTCTTGGCGTGGATCTGGCCGAGGGCGCCGCCGCCGACCGTGAAGTCCTGGGCATAGGCGGCAACCGGGCGGCCGTCGATGTGGCCGACGCCGGTGACGACGCCGTCACACGGGAGTTCCTTTTTCTCCATGCCGAAGTGCGTGCACTGGTGCTGCGCATGCATGCCGGATTCCATGAAAGTGCCGGGAGTGAAGAGCGCGTCGAGGCGGTCACGCGCGGTGAGCAGACCCTTGGCGCGGCGCGCGGCGAGTTTGTCGGCGCCACCGCCGTTGAGGGCGGTTTCGCGATGTTTGCGGAGTCGTTCGAGCAGGACGGGGTCGATAGCCATAGGTGAAAGGTCGTACGGAGACGAGGTCGGATTTCGGAAGCGGCCCGGCGTGGCGCCCGCGTGGGGCGCATGCCCGGGCCAGGAAAGAGGTTGACCGCAGAACCGTCATCCGCCCGCCATACAGGGTGCACAGCGGGAAAGGCGGAGGTGCCGGGTCGATTTTGATAATTCGGGGGGTCAGGGCTTCGGCATGCAGAGCTCGGTGAGCACGCCATAGGTAGACTTCGGGTGGAGAAAAGCAACCAGCTTGCCCGCCGCTCCCTCGAAAGGAACTTCGTGAATGAGTTTCACACCGGCGCCGGCCGCCTTCGCGAGTTGACCCGCCACGTCATCCGTGGCAAAAGCGACGTGATGGATGCCGCCATTGGGATTTTTCTCCAGAAACTTCGCAATCGGGCTCTCCGGCGAGGTCGGCTCCAGCAATTCGATATGCACTTCGCCACAGTGAAAAAAGGCCGTCGAAACCTTCTGGGACTCGACCACCTCGCGGTGTTCGCACTTCAGCCCGAGGGCTTTCTCGTAATAGTTGACAGCGTCGTCGAGCGAACGAACGGCGATACCGAGGTGGTCAATTCTGGTAATCATAACGATTGAGAAATAAGCGCGCCGACGATCTGCCGGGTGCGATGTTCAGTATGGCTTATCGGAAAGCCCCCCGCTTCGCATGCGTTGCCCCACGACAGTCATTTCTTGGCAAAATCTGCGGAGCGCGCTCCGAGGGAGAAACGGTAGTCTCTTATTAGAAGATCTTCCTTCACCCTGACCAACCACAACTCGCTCTTCACCATACCGTGAGCACCGTGACCGACACCGACAAGACCAACGCCACCACAACCGCGTCGCCCGACGACGCCCTCCAGGCCTCCTGGGCCCGATGGAAAAAAGTTGTCGAGGGCGAACTCAAGGGCGTGCCCTTCGAGAAAAAACTCGTAACCCGCACGCCGGAAGGCATTGCCCTCCAGCCGCTTTACACCCGCGCCGACATCGCCGGCATCCCGGGCCTCGACGCCGCTCCCGGCTCCGCCCCTTTCCTGCGCGGCACCCGCGCCCGCGGTTACAAGGAGCGCCCTTGGGAAATCGCCCAGGAAATCCTCGCCGCCACACCCGCCGGGTACAACGCCACGCTCCTCGACGCCCTCAACCACGGTCAGGACAGCGTGCCTCTCACCACATCGGACGCCTGCCCCTGCTGCGGCCTTGCGATCAACAGCCCGGCCGACCTCGCCGCCGCCCTCGCCGGCGTCTCCCTCGCACACATTCCCGTCCACCTCGCTCCCGGAGCCGACGCCACCCGGCTCGCCGCGCTCTACCTCGCCTGCGCCGCCGATCAGGGCGTTGCGCCCGCCAGCCTCACCGGCTCGCTCGCCGCCGACCCGCTCGCCCACTGGGCCGCCGCCGGCTCCCTCCCCTCCCCCCTCGCATCGCTCCATGATGCCCTCGCCACCTGGACGAATGACGCCAGCCGGAAGGCCCCCGCGCTCAAGACCATCGGCGTCAACGCGGCCATCTGGGGCAACGCCGGTGGAAACGCCGTGCAGGAACTCGCCGGCGCCATCAGCGCCGCCGCCGAATACCTCCGCGAACTCCTCAAACGCGGCGTCTCCCTCGAAACCGCCGCCACGCGCATCCGTTTCACCTTCGCCATCGGTCCGCAGTTTTTTACCGAAATCGCAAAATTCCGCGCCTTCCGCCCCCTCTGGACCCGCGTCCTCGCGGCCTTCGGCGCCGCCCCCGGCCTCGCCGCCCGCGCGGCCCTCCACGCCACCACCAGCTGGTGGAACAAAACCCTCCTCGACCCCAACGTGAACATGCTCCGCGTCACGACCGAGGCCCTTTCGGCAGTCCTCGGCGGCGTCGACAGCCTGCACATCGCGCCCTTCGACGAACTCTCCGGCAAGACCGACGCCTTCTCGCGTCGCATCGCCCGCAACGTGCACACCCTCCTCGCCGAGGAATTCAGCTTCACCCAGGTCGCCGACCCCGCCGGCGGCTCCTGGTACGTCGAAAAACTCACCGATGAACTCGGCCGCAAGGCCTGGGCACTCTTCCAGGATATCGAAGCCAGGGGAGGACACGCCGCGGCCCTCCGCACCGGCTACCTCCAGGACCTCGTCGCCAAAACCGCCCAGGAAAAACTCGATGCCGTTGGAAAACGCCGCGCCGGCATCATCGGCACCAACCTCTTCCCCAACCTCAGGGAAACGCCGCTCGCTCCGGCCGCCTGCGCTACATCCGCCGGCAAACCCGCCGCCGCTCCCGCACCCGCGCCTGCGAAGCACGACGGGATCAAGCCGGTCGCCTTCCGCCGCGCCGCCGAACAGTTCGAGGCCCTCCGCGCCGCCTCCGCCGCCTTTGCCAAAAAGACCGGCAAGGCGCCGCAGATCTTCTTCGCCAGGATGGGCCCCGTCATCCAGCACAAGGCCCGCGCCGATTTCGCCGCCGGGTTCTTCGCCACCGCCGGCTTCGAATGCCTCGCCAAACAGGCCTTCGACACACCGGAAGCCGCTGCCGAAGCCGCCGTCAAATCCGGCGCGCCCGTCACCGTCCTCTGCTCGACCGACGACACCTATCCGGCACTCGTCCCCGCCTTCGCCAAAGCCGTGAAGGCCGCCAGACCCGGCACCACGGTCATCCTCGCCGGCCTCCCCGCCGACGAAGCCCTCGTCAGCCAGTTCAAGGCCGACGGCATCGACGAATTCATCCACATCCGCGCCAACGTCCACGGCCTCCTCAGCGCCCTCCTCAAGAAGATCGGAGTCCTCTGAAACCACGTCACAACACACCGGATACACCCGCGCACCCGCCGCACATCACGCACACACGCACATGAGCACCACTTCCACACCCGACTTCACCAAAATCGCTTACGATGACGCCATCGGCGCCACCGCCACGACCGCCCCCTCCCCTGCCCCGGCCGACGCCGACCTCTGGCAGACCTACGAGCAGATCCCGGTCAAACCCGCCTACACCGCCGCCGACCTTCCGGCGCCTGCGGTCCTCGACACCATGCCCGGCATCGCCCCGTTCACGCGCGGCCCCTACGCCACCATGTACGTCGCCAAACCCTGGACCATCCGCCAGTACGCCGGCTTCTCCACCGCCGAGGAATCCAACGCCTTCTACAAGCGCAACCTCGCCGCCGGCCAGGCCGGCCTCTCCGTCGCCTTCGACCTCGCCACCCACCGCGGCTACGACTCCGATCACCCCCGCGTCGTCGGTGACGTTGGAAAAGCCGGCGTCGCCATCGACTCCATCATGGACATGAAGACCCTGTTCGACGGCATCCCGCTCAACAAGGTCTCCGTCTCCATGACCATGAACGGCGCCGTCCTCCCCGTCCTCGCCTTCTACATCGTCGCCGCCCTCGAACAGGGCGCCACACTCCCCGAACTGGCCGGCACCATCCAGAACGACATCCTGAAGGAATTCATGGTGCGCAACACCTACATCTATCCGCCGACCCCCTCGATGAAGATCATTGCGGATATCTTCGAGTACACCTCGAGGAACATGCCCAAGTTCAACTCGATCTCCATCTCCGGCTACCACATGCAGGAAGCCGGCGCCACCGCCGACCTCGAACTCGCCTACACCCTCGCCGACGGACTCGAGTACCTGAAAACCGGCGTCGCCGCCGGCATCGACATCGACGCCTTTGCGCCCCGCCTCTCCTTCTTCTGGGCCATCGGCAAAAACTTCTTCATGGAAGTCGCAAAAATGCGCGCCGCCCGCACCCTCTGGTCCGAAATCGTCGGCAGGTTCAACCCGAAAAACCCGAAGTCCCGCGCCCTCCGCACCCACTCGCAGACCTCCGGCTGGTCGCTCACCGAGCAGGACCCGTTCAACAACGTCGCCCGTACCTGCCTCGAGGCCCTCGCCTCCGTCTGCGGCCACACCCAGTCCCTCCACACCAACGCCCTCGACGAAGCCATCGCCCTCCCGACCGACTTCTCGGCCCGCATCGCCCGCAACACCCAGCTCCACCTCCAGCAGGAAACCGGCGTGTGCAACGTCGTCGACCCCTGGGCCGGCAGCTACTACGTCGAACACCTCACCGAAGAACTCCTGCAAAAAGCCCGCGCCCACCTCGATGAAGTCGAAAAAATGGGCGGCATGACCAAGGCCATCGAAGCCGGCATCCCCAAGCTCCGCATCGAGGAAGCCAGCGCCCGCCGCCAGGCGAAGATCGACTCCGGCAAGGAAACCATCGTCGGCCTCAACAAATACCGCCTCGATCACGAAGACCCGCTCGACATCCTCGAAGTCGACAACACCGCCGTCCGCGAGTCCCAAATCAAGCGCCTCAAACAGCTCCGCGCCGAGCGCGACAACACCGCCTGCCAGGCCGCCCTCGCCGCCCTCGGCGAGTGCGCCCGCACTGGCGAGGGCAACCTCCTCGCCCTCGCGGTCGAAGCCGCCAAAGCCCGCGCCAGCCTCGGCGAAATCTCCACTGCACTCGAAAACCACTTCGGACGCTACCAGGCCCAAATCCGCTCGATCTCGGGCGTTTACGGCAAAGAATTCGGCGACAGCAAAACCGTGAACTCCATCAAACAGAAAATCGAAAAATTCGAGAAACTCGAAGGCCGCCGACCCCGCCTCCTCATCGCCAAGCTCGGCCAGGACGGCCACGACCGTGGCGCCAAGGTCGTCGCCACCGCCATGGCCGACCTCGGTTTCGACATCGACATCGGCGCGCTCTTCCAGACGCCCGCCGAAGCCGCCCGCCAGGCTGTCGAGAACGACGTCCACGCCGTCGCCATGAGTTCGCTCGCCGCCGGGCACAAGACGCTCCTCCCGCAACTCCGCGACGAACTGAAAAAACTCGGCCGCGAGGACATCCTCCTCGTCTGCGGCGGCGTCATCCCGGCGCAGGACTACGATTATCTCTTCAAAAACGGAGCCGCCGCCATCTTCGGCCCCGGCACCGTCATCACGCAGTCCTCGGAAAAAGTGCTCGACCTCCTCCTCGAACGCCTCGCCGAACCCGCCAAAGCCTGATCACCGGGCCTCCGGTCAGTACGCGACGTCGTCGCGTACCTGCGCAGACACCAATGTCCCTCCTCCCTCCGGGCGGCCCGCCGATGCGGGCCGCCTGTTTTTTGCATCCCGGCAAACAACACAGGCTTGCCTCCCGAAAGGAGTCATACAAAATCCTCACGTACTCGACTCCCTGGAATCTGCCACCGGCAACCCGGTTTTGCCGGTCCCGACCCGTGAGCCTGCCCCTCCAGCCACCTGCTCCCTCCCGACGCCACCACCTCTCCCCGGGGACGTGACGGGGCGAAGCTCGCGTAAATTCGCCCCGGCCGAACAAACCCTGCCTGAAACGCCGCCCCGCAAGCCTGCATTCGGGAATGCAAGCCTGTTGCCCCTGCCTACCCGTCGAAATTTCAGATCCAGAATCCAAAATCGGAAATCCATCATCACCCGCCCCTATCCGTCCAGCGGACTCCGCACTCCCAGTCCGGGCCGGCGCATCACATGCGTGTATATCTGCGTTGTCTCCACCTTGGCATGCCCCAGCAGCTCCTGGACGGTGCGGATATCCGAGCCCGCCTCCAGCAGATGCGTGGCAAAAGAATGCCGCAGCACGTGCGGAGTCACCCGCTTGTCAATGCCTGCCGCCTCTCCCGCCCCCTTGATCGCCTTCTGAAAAGCGCTGTCCAGCACATGGTGCCTGCGGCGCAACCCCGTCTGCGGATCCACCGACAACTCGCGGGAAGGAAACAGCCACTGCCACACCCACTGCTCACCGGCGCCCGGGTATTTCCGCGCCAGCCCCTCCGGCAGCCACACGCCCGCCACCCCGGCCGCCCGATCCGCCTCCCACAACCCCCGCAACCGCTCGACATGCGCCCTCAGCCCGGCCACCAGACTCTCCGGCAGCACCGACGGCCGGTCCTTGTCGCCCTTGCCCGCCCGCACCGTCACCTGCAGGCGCGCCGTATCCACATCCTTGATTCGCAACCGCAACAGCTCCGTCAGCCGAAGCCCGCTTCCGTAGGCCAGTTCCGCCATCAGCCGGGTCGTTCCCCTCAGCGCCGCGAACAGCCGCCGCACCTCCTCCCTGGTCAGAACCGTCGGCACCCGTCGCGAAGGCATCGCGCGCTGGAAATCCGAAAAATCCCCCGGCTCCACCCGCAACGCCTCCCTCAACAGAAACACCACCGCGTTCAAGGCTTGCTTCTGGGTCGCGGGCGCCACCCGCAACTCCACCGCCAGGTGCTCGAGGAACCCGCGTACATCCGCCGCCACCGATGACTGCGGCGACCTCGGCCGTATAAACTCCACATACCGCCACGCCCATTGCCGATACGTCTGCTCCGTCCGCCACTGGAAATGCGCCAGCCGCACCGCCCTTACCAACGCCTGTTCCCATTCCGGCCCTCCCAAATCCGACGCGCCCGCCGACGGCAGCGAGCGATCCGACGACCACTCTCGTCCTCCCGCGTCTCCCCCCGCTTCCCCGGCGGCGTCGCGCCGTTGTCCGCCCGCCGCCCCCCGCTTGCGCGCCTCCCGCACAAACCACCGCAACGCTTCCCGCGCTTCTCCTGCCAGCTTCCCCTCCTTTTCCAGAGTGGCCAGATAATGCTTCATCAATAACACGCAAGCCGCACTATGCTGCCGCTTGCAGAAGCCGAGAAACCCGATGATCGCATATTTTCGCCGAGCCTTTACATCCGGTGGCCAATCTTCGCCCTTCAACGCCTCATCCCACCCCGCAAAAGAAATCCGCTCCCTCTCACGCTCTTCTGCCGTCCTCGGTTCCGCTTTTCGGCTTCCGTTTTGCAAGGTTTCCATGTCCCCAAAAAGCCGAACTCGAGCCGGAAATCAAGTTGCATTTGACTTCTGAGATCCTCATTAACAAATGACTTACCCATGATCAAATTCGGCGCCCCTCTTTTTCCTCTTCCCCCAAAAACCTGAACCCCGAGTTCCGCTCAATAACACTGTTAGGCAGACAATGAAATGCCATACTACCAAATCCGGGGTCCAGTTCTGGACCGAATCACAATCGGTGCCCGATAAAGATGGAAAGCCGATAGTCTGGCATGATGCGTGGGTGGCCATTCTTCCCCAAAAAACAGATAGTGAAACCTTGGATTATAGCTGGTCATTAATTCGTGAGTTAGCCGATTGGCTCGCGCAATACACTGCCGAACCTAATTTCAGAATTATTATAGGCTGGGATAAAATTGCGAGAGAGCAGCAGGGACAAATCTTCAAGATTTTCGAACCAAGGAACGAACTGGATTTCGTTAGAGGGGCGCCATCCTACTCCGATTATATGATTGCCCGATCCAAGCCTCACATTCTCTTCCACAATTGGCAGCGAGATGTTTTTAAAAAGAAAGGAGCCTAACAAGGCGCTGGAGCCAATGCGATTGTTGCTACGCTGGTTTTCGCAAAGATCTTTTGGTATTTGTTACCCTCTCACTCGCATGGCTCATCTTGGACGTTAGGCGGCTACACGCACCATGCGCTTTTACCTCGGCCCTATTCCTGACGAGTTTACACCGGACGATTCGTGGCGTTCGATTCGCGAACTTGGTCCACTCGTAATGCAATTGCTTGCCGTGCCTCTCGGCTTCGCAATCGCATTCCTCGTTGGGTATTGCTGGTATCGCGTGGGTCTGTCGGCACCGCTCGAATTCTACGCACCCAACCTCGTTCTCGTCCTCGTGTTGTTTCCGCTCTCCTTTGTCGCGCTTGTCATGGTTCACGAATTTCTTCACGCTGTTGTGCATCCGCAGTTTGGTAGTTCTCCCGCCACGATTATCGGTGCGTGGCCCAGTCGCTTATTGTTCTACGCCCATTATTCTGGCCCCCTTTCGCGCCAGCGTTTTCTGACCATTCTCGCCATGCCGTTTTTTGTTATCACTATTCTGCCGCTCGCTTTTACTGCAATAGTGCCCTTCCCGCCAGTGCTCACCGTGTCGGCTGCGTGGTTCTCCACTTGGAACGCTTTCCTTGCGTGTGGCGATTGCTTCGGTTGTTGTCCTGATTCTGTTCTAAGTTCCCCGTGCGGCCACCGTCCAGAACAAGAGCTGGCGCACATATTGGAGGATTTCCGATGTCAAACTAGCCTAACAAGGCGATGCAGCCAACTCCGGTAGCTGTCACGCCTCATGCTGACGCATGAGTCGCGCCATCTACCTGCATGGCTGATCTTAAACGTTAGGCAAAAACACAAAAGATGAAGGATACCGATCTAGAGATCGCGTTCAGGCAGTCCGCAATCGAACATTCTAAAATATGTTACCCATCCCTCCCCACTGTAATCGGCCAACTAGATCTCCTGTTTCTCTATTGGAGTAGGCTGGATGGTGCGATAAAGATAGTGGGGGCATTGAAAAACATCAATGACGTCAAGCAGTTTAATATAATTGCCAGCGCATCTACTGCTATAACTGACGACAACCAAAATTATCTTGACGAAATGGAAGAGTGGATTGCCTATATCGAGAATTTATCATTAATCAGTAAGACGAATCGTTTAGAGCAGAAAATATGTGAAACCCAGATGTCTTTGGTTCGGTCAGCAAGAGATCATTTGAAGGAAATATTGAAATGATGGAGCCTAACCAGTCGCTAGAGCCAATGCGATTGTTGCTACGCAGGTATTCGCAAAGGTCCTTTGATTTTCGTTACTCCCCATCTCGCATGGCTCATCTTTCACGTTAGGCGAAAATGAAAATCCGAGTTCAACAAGTCATTCTAGTGTTTATGTTGCTCGTTCTCGCACCATGTGCTCTTCTGGCAGGACTTTTAGTCATTGCCGCAATCGCAAGCATATGGAGTAGCATGGCGCCTCTCTCTGACACTATAGCGATTTTCTTCCTGCTGCCAGCCATTCTTCTGCTAGTTGGTGACATACTTCTCTTACGGCGATTGACGACGAATGGTTACGATGCCAGATCGCGCCATTTGCTCTTTGGGTTCTATGCCATCGTTCTGCTTTATTGTGGTGTGTGGGCTGGAAGCACAGCATCAAGAGACGGCCACTCATTCCTCATATTTTCGGAAGATCAGATCATGCTGATTGTATTACTACTGCTCTTTCCTATTCTGATCACTCTCTTCACATCTCCAATCAGAAAAAAAGAAGAAAGGAGCCTAACAAGGCGCTAGAGCCAACGTCACTGGCTGTCACGCATCCTGCTTACGCAGGCTGCGCGCCAGCCAGCGCCGTGGCTCATCTTTAACGTTGATCTAGCTGCGATTCTGCAAGAGGGAAAAAGCAGTGGCAGCCCAATGATTTATCAGGTATCTGTTTATATAAACTATTTTGCCGATGGAGGCACAGGACAGGGACCGGTCGATTATAGGATAAACGCGTGCGTGGGTTGGTTGGCGTGATCCTGGCTGTAAACCGTGATCGTGCTGATCTACGCGGGTTGGTTACCGACAGTTCATTGGTGCGTCTTGCCCGCATGCCCTAGGCTCGTGCGTGGCGGACGGATAGGCTCCGATACCGCTGCCCCTAACGTCAACATGCATGGGCCGGCCGCCCGGTCCCTGACTTGTGCCGCCATTCGGCCTTTGAAAGAACATCCTCCCCCTCTTCGCAGACGTGGTTGGCTTATGCGCAGCGAGTCATATGATCCCAGTCGACGGTTTTGAGCATGGCCCAGACAAAGCCGGCCATTTCGCGAGCGAGGGCCACGGTGATTTTGGGCTTCATCACGCCGCGCCGGCTCAGGTGCCATGCGCGGCTGTGCAGCCGCAACTGGACCTTCCAAGCCAATTCTTTTCTGTGCACGGGCTGGCCTTCCTGCCGTTTGGACAAGTGCGCGGAGACCTTGGGCGGTAACCAGGCGTGCTGGACCATTTCGACCAGTATCCAGCGCGCATGGGCGTTGCCGGCCTTGGTGATCGAACCGAGTTTGCGGGTTTGCCCCGAGCTTTCCTCCTTGGGCACTAGCCCAAGAAACGCCATCAGGTCACGCGGATGAGTAAACCTGCGTATATCGCCCAACTCTGCGACCAGCACGGCTGCGGCGACCAATTGAACGCCACGCAGCGTCATCAGAGCCTCGACCGCCGGATACAAGCGCCACAAGGGCGC harbors:
- a CDS encoding integrase (may be involved in the transfer of antibiotic resistance genes to plasmids and transposons) — its product is METLQNGSRKAEPRTAEERERERISFAGWDEALKGEDWPPDVKARRKYAIIGFLGFCKRQHSAACVLLMKHYLATLEKEGKLAGEAREALRWFVREARKRGAAGGQRRDAAGEAGGDAGGREWSSDRSLPSAGASDLGGPEWEQALVRAVRLAHFQWRTEQTYRQWAWRYVEFIRPRSPQSSVAADVRGFLEHLAVELRVAPATQKQALNAVVFLLREALRVEPGDFSDFQRAMPSRRVPTVLTREEVRRLFAALRGTTRLMAELAYGSGLRLTELLRLRIKDVDTARLQVTVRAGKGDKDRPSVLPESLVAGLRAHVERLRGLWEADRAAGVAGVWLPEGLARKYPGAGEQWVWQWLFPSRELSVDPQTGLRRRHHVLDSAFQKAIKGAGEAAGIDKRVTPHVLRHSFATHLLEAGSDIRTVQELLGHAKVETTQIYTHVMRRPGLGVRSPLDG